Proteins encoded by one window of Halorubrum ruber:
- a CDS encoding inorganic phosphate transporter, whose product MVELLLFVGIAVAAFVGYNIGGATTGPAFGPAVGADVISKAGAAALMSVFFFVGAGTLGQRVVTTLGEDLVTGANVFTLETSIIVLFFIGGALFVGNYAGVPASTSMTAVGSIAGLGIATNTLDWAVMGEIAIWWLVAPIIGFWVSGVVGRYFYSAIDRWVAIESTDGALFEFDRSGLIPRPVLGPNTTRRELTGGIVVISIGCLMAFSSGTSNIANAIAPLVALDGVEMTPMILLGSAAVAVGAFTIARRTLDTLGNDITDLPLTAAIVVAVVSSGIVISLSAVGIPASFVIIATMSIVGLGWGRATRTVTVRQGIKGEKEPTVSVGALTADEMPEIGEGDASDIPSASDLFNPGTSARVVLMQNIVPILSTVGALVTFTALFAFVW is encoded by the coding sequence ATGGTTGAGCTTCTTCTTTTCGTCGGCATCGCGGTGGCAGCGTTCGTCGGATACAACATCGGCGGGGCGACGACGGGGCCGGCGTTCGGACCGGCCGTCGGCGCGGACGTGATATCGAAGGCGGGCGCGGCGGCGCTGATGTCGGTGTTCTTCTTCGTCGGTGCGGGGACGCTGGGCCAGCGCGTGGTGACGACGCTGGGCGAGGACCTCGTCACCGGCGCGAACGTGTTCACGCTGGAGACGAGCATCATCGTCCTCTTCTTCATCGGCGGCGCGCTGTTCGTCGGCAACTACGCCGGAGTCCCGGCGTCGACATCGATGACGGCGGTCGGCTCCATCGCCGGGCTGGGAATCGCGACGAACACCCTCGACTGGGCGGTGATGGGCGAGATCGCGATCTGGTGGCTCGTCGCGCCGATCATCGGGTTCTGGGTGTCGGGCGTCGTCGGGCGCTACTTCTACTCGGCGATCGACCGCTGGGTGGCGATCGAGAGCACCGACGGGGCGCTGTTCGAGTTCGACCGCTCCGGACTGATCCCGCGGCCGGTCCTCGGCCCGAACACGACGCGGCGCGAGCTGACGGGCGGAATCGTCGTCATCTCCATCGGCTGCCTGATGGCGTTCTCCTCCGGGACGTCGAACATCGCGAACGCCATCGCGCCGCTCGTCGCGCTCGACGGCGTGGAGATGACGCCGATGATCCTCCTCGGGAGCGCCGCGGTCGCGGTCGGCGCGTTCACCATCGCTCGGCGGACGCTCGACACGCTCGGCAACGACATCACCGACCTCCCGCTGACGGCCGCCATCGTCGTCGCGGTCGTCTCCTCGGGGATCGTCATCAGCCTCTCGGCGGTCGGCATCCCCGCCTCGTTCGTGATCATCGCGACGATGTCGATCGTCGGGCTGGGCTGGGGGCGCGCAACGCGCACGGTGACGGTGCGACAGGGGATCAAAGGCGAGAAGGAGCCGACGGTCTCCGTCGGCGCGCTGACGGCCGACGAGATGCCGGAGATCGGCGAGGGGGACGCGAGCGACATCCCCTCGGCCTCAGACCTGTTCAACCCGGGCACGAGCGCGCGCGTCGTGTTGATGCAGAACATCGTGCCGATCCTCTCGACCGTGGGCGCGCTGGTGACGTTCACCGCGCTCTTCGCGTTCGTCTGGTAG
- a CDS encoding undecaprenyl diphosphate synthase family protein, whose amino-acid sequence MGLYDAYLATRHRLHDAEPPAHVALVVTERDLLADGAFDTLSSAIGWAFEYGAERVTVSVSVLDRAVAPTLVRELRRLDTPTETVVRGPEVDGGPEQGSPDAATEAGTAADADAPVRILVGLGGKAEFAGAVRELASDVAAGEITPEAIDETDVAERLLFPEEPDLVIKTGAERLSDFAIWQSVYAELYFTDVNWRDFRRREYLRAVLDFQDRQRRFGR is encoded by the coding sequence GTGGGTCTCTACGACGCCTACCTCGCGACGCGCCACCGCCTCCACGACGCCGAGCCCCCGGCACACGTCGCCTTGGTGGTCACCGAGCGCGACCTCCTCGCCGACGGCGCGTTCGACACGCTCTCGTCGGCGATCGGCTGGGCGTTCGAGTACGGCGCGGAGCGCGTCACCGTCTCCGTCTCCGTCCTCGACCGCGCGGTCGCCCCGACGCTCGTTCGTGAGTTACGGCGGCTCGACACACCGACGGAGACCGTGGTCCGCGGTCCGGAAGTCGACGGGGGGCCGGAGCAGGGGAGCCCGGACGCGGCGACGGAGGCGGGCACTGCCGCTGACGCCGACGCCCCGGTCCGGATTCTGGTCGGCCTCGGCGGCAAGGCAGAGTTCGCCGGCGCGGTCCGCGAGCTCGCGAGCGACGTCGCGGCCGGCGAGATCACGCCCGAGGCCATCGACGAGACCGACGTCGCGGAGCGGCTGCTGTTCCCCGAAGAGCCCGACTTAGTCATCAAGACCGGCGCCGAGCGGCTCTCCGACTTCGCCATCTGGCAGTCGGTGTACGCCGAACTCTACTTCACCGACGTGAACTGGCGGGACTTTCGCAGACGCGAGTACCTCCGCGCGGTCTTAGACTTCCAGGACCGACAGCGCCGGTTCGGTAGGTAG
- a CDS encoding DUF5812 family protein — protein MTDEKESTFLVTHVESDSAVLKDVHDGQVHTLSSNPGLDVDDAVEATVAPDPPMEVTYQVIEVAERRSLSIEESPEPPTVHERELAAETETGELSREERAGVGEVHVLTPPESETEAAVADVIDDREGTLSRAARLGVNRVEVRSEPGVVAVRYLP, from the coding sequence ATGACCGACGAGAAGGAGAGCACGTTCCTCGTCACGCACGTCGAGAGCGACTCGGCCGTGCTGAAGGACGTCCACGACGGGCAGGTGCACACGCTGAGCTCGAACCCCGGTCTCGACGTCGACGACGCCGTCGAGGCGACCGTCGCCCCCGATCCGCCGATGGAGGTCACCTATCAGGTGATCGAGGTCGCGGAGCGCCGGTCGCTGTCGATCGAGGAGAGCCCGGAGCCGCCGACCGTCCACGAGCGCGAGCTCGCCGCGGAGACCGAGACGGGAGAGCTCTCCCGAGAGGAGCGCGCGGGCGTCGGCGAAGTCCACGTGTTGACGCCGCCGGAGTCGGAGACGGAAGCGGCGGTCGCCGACGTGATAGACGATCGCGAGGGGACGCTCTCGCGTGCGGCCCGGCTCGGCGTGAACCGCGTCGAGGTCCGGTCGGAGCCGGGCGTCGTCGCCGTGCGGTACCTTCCGTAG
- the secF gene encoding protein translocase subunit SecF: protein MVAIEVPEVNYTDYSNRQLAAVPLAFLVLALAIIGGWFVATGAPANLGLEFTGGVELRVADEANGDVEQQIQTAFDRQPDSVRTIPGDDVVVVTFQAAEDDPEGLANDLQDQAEAAGLTTTAVDQVSPSFASDTARTALFGVALAFLGMSVLVFALFRTFVPSLAVVASAFSDLVIPVAAMNLLGIEMTLGTIAALLMIIGYSVDSDILLNDSVLRRTGEFYESVSRAMRTGVTMTLTSIAAMVVMAVVASVFGVGLLRDIGIILSVGLCADLMNTYLLNVSLLRWYKFEGVAR from the coding sequence ATGGTAGCGATCGAGGTGCCGGAGGTCAACTACACCGACTACTCGAACCGGCAGCTCGCGGCGGTGCCGCTCGCGTTCCTGGTCCTCGCGCTGGCGATCATCGGCGGCTGGTTCGTGGCCACCGGTGCGCCGGCGAACCTCGGACTGGAGTTCACCGGCGGCGTCGAGCTGCGAGTCGCGGACGAGGCGAACGGCGACGTCGAACAGCAGATTCAGACGGCCTTCGACCGCCAGCCCGACTCGGTCCGGACGATCCCGGGCGACGACGTCGTCGTCGTCACGTTCCAGGCGGCCGAAGACGACCCGGAGGGACTCGCGAACGACCTCCAAGACCAGGCGGAGGCGGCGGGGTTAACCACGACCGCCGTCGATCAGGTGTCGCCGAGCTTCGCGAGCGACACCGCGCGGACCGCGCTGTTCGGCGTGGCCCTCGCGTTCCTCGGGATGAGCGTGCTCGTGTTCGCGCTGTTCCGGACGTTCGTCCCCTCGCTCGCGGTCGTCGCGTCCGCGTTCTCCGACCTCGTGATACCGGTCGCGGCGATGAACCTCCTCGGCATCGAGATGACGCTCGGAACGATCGCGGCGCTTTTGATGATCATCGGCTACAGCGTCGACTCGGACATCCTGTTGAACGACTCCGTGCTGCGCCGGACCGGCGAGTTCTACGAGTCGGTCAGCCGCGCGATGCGGACCGGGGTGACGATGACGCTCACCTCCATCGCCGCGATGGTCGTGATGGCGGTCGTCGCCTCGGTGTTCGGCGTCGGACTGCTCCGTGACATCGGGATCATCCTCTCGGTCGGGCTCTGTGCCGACCTGATGAACACGTACCTTCTGAACGTCTCGCTGCTTCGCTGGTACAAGTTCGAGGGGGTGGCGCGATAA